The Psychrobacter sp. LV10R520-6 genome includes a region encoding these proteins:
- a CDS encoding DUF2788 domain-containing protein yields the protein MFAIAASTVTSWGLYVLLPIFITFLFFIIWDLSKKSDAGRAGTFWMFLALGAGFIGFVLKILIEVAFKKWFI from the coding sequence ATGTTTGCGATTGCTGCCAGTACTGTTACTAGCTGGGGACTGTACGTTTTATTACCGATATTCATTACCTTCTTATTTTTCATTATTTGGGATCTCTCCAAAAAATCCGATGCGGGGCGCGCGGGTACCTTTTGGATGTTTTTAGCCCTTGGTGCTGGCTTTATAGGATTTGTACTCAAGATTCTAATAGAAGTCGCCTTTAAAAAATGGTTTATCTAA